Genomic window (Candidatus Eisenbacteria bacterium):
CGGCGGCCGCCATGAACATGGCCGAGAACGCCGCGGTCCGCTTCGGCGTGCCGGTGGCGGTGTTCTCGCTCGAAATGAGCAAGGAACAGCTGGCGCTGAGGCTGCTGTGCTCGCAGGGCGAACTGTCGCTGTCGCGGTTGCGCACCGGATCCCTGCAGCCCGAGGACTGGCCGAGACTCACCGCCGGGGCGGGAATCCTGAAGAAGGCGCCGATCAACATCGACGACTCGCCGGCGCTGTCGGTGCTCGAGGTGCGCGCGAAGTGTCGCCGCCTCAAGGCCGAGAACAAGCTCGGCCTGGTGGTCGTGGACTACCTTCAACTCATGCGCCCGAGTTCCCCGGTCGAGAATCGCGTCCAGGAGATCGCGCAGATCAGCCGCGGGCTCAAGGCGCTCGCGAAGGAGCTGAACGTTCCGATCATCGCTCTCTCGCAGCTCTCCCGCGCGGTCGAGACGCGCGGCGGCCACGGACGCCCGCAGCTTTCGGATCTGCGCGAGTCGGGATCGCTGGAGCAGGACGCCGATGTCGTGCTGTTCGTGTATCGCGAGGTCGTGTACAAGCCGGACACGGCCGAGCCCGGCAAGGCACAGCTCATCATCGCCAAGCAGCGCAATGGTCCGACCGACGACGTGGACCTGACCTTCATTCGCCAGTGCACCAAGTTCGTGCCGTACAGCCCCGTGATGTCGGGCGAGACGGAGCCGGGATACTGAGCCGATGAGGGGCCTGGCGAGCCGCGGGCATTTCTTCCTCTGGCGGCGCATCGGTGACCGGTTCGCTCAGGTCGGCCGGCTGGCGCTGTTCGTCGGGGACACGTTCCGCGCCCTGCCGCGCGGCCTGCGGGCGCCGCGGCTGCTGGTGGACGAAATGCACGCCATTGGAGTGCAGTCGCTGCTGCTCGTCGTCGTGGTCTCGCTCTTCACCGGCGCGGTGGCGGCGGTGCAGGCGGCCTATCAGTTCTCGACCGTCGTGCCGCTCAAGTACATCGGCTCGGTCATCCTGCGCTCGGTGATCATCGAACTCGGCCCCGTGCTGACGGCGCTCATCGTCGGCGGCCGCGTCGGCGCCTCCATCGCCGCGGAACTGGGAACGATGCGCGTGACCGAGCAGATCGACGCGCTCGAGGCGATGGCGATCAACCCGATGCGCTACCTCGTCGTGCCGCGGGTGGTGGCGGCGGTCGTCATGGTGCCGGTGCTGGTCGTGCTGTCGGACGCGATCGCGATCTTCGGCGGCTACCTCGTCTCGGTCATGAGCCTCGGCGTCAGCTCGCACACGTACATCCTCGGCCTCAAGCAGTTCTTCCACATGAAGGACCTGTGGTCGGGCATGGTGAAGTCCGTCTGCTTCGGCGCGATCATCGGCTGGATGGGCTGCTACTACGGCTTTCGCACCGAGGGCGGCGCCGAGGGCGTCGGCCAGGCCACGACGCGCGCCGTGGTGGCCACCTGCGTGCTCGTGCTGATCAGCGACTACGTGCTCGCGACCGTCCTCTTCCGGTTCGTCTTCGCGTCATGATTCGTATTCGCGGCCTGGCGAAGCGTCTGGGCACCCGGCAGGTGCTGACCCGCGTGGACCTCGACATCCCCGACGGGCAGACGGTCGTGATCATGGGCCGCAGCGGCACCGGAAAGAGCGTCCTGCTCAAGCACATCATCGGGCTGATGCAGCCGGACGCCGGCGACATCGAGGTGGACGGCGAGTCCATCGTCGGGCTGGGCGAGGCCGAGCTCAACCGGGTGCGCAAGCGGTTCGGCATGCTCTTCCAGGGCGCGGCGCTGTTCGATTCGCTGACCGTCGGCGAGAACGTCGGACTGCCGCTGCGCGAGCACACCCGCCTCGGCGACGGCGAGGTGCGGCGCCGGGTCGCCGAGCGGCTCGAATGGGTCGGCCTGCAGGGGGTCGAAGCGATGAAGCCCGCCTCGCTCTCGGGCGGCATGCGCAAGCGCGTGGGGCTGGCGCGCGCGCTGGCCATGGACCCGGCGTACATTCTGTACGACGAGCCGACGACCGGGCTCGACCCGATCATGTCGGACGTCATCAACCGGCTCATCCGCTCGCTGCAGAAGCGAATCGGGGTCACCAGCGTCGTCGTGACGCACGACCTGCGGAGCGCCTACCATGTGGGCGACCGGATGGCGATGCTGAACGACGGACACGTGGTGTTCGCCGGCACGCCCGAGGAGCTGCGATCCTCGGACGATCCATTCGTGCACAGGTTCATCGAGGGTTCGAGCGAGGGGCTCGAGGAGTCGCTGTGACGGCGGGGGGAGGCGCGTGAAGAGAACCACCGAGATCCAGGTCGGCGTGACCGTCGTCGTCGCGCTGGTCGTGCTCATCTGGGGCGTGACCTGGCTGCGCGAGTTCAAGATCGGGCGGCAGGTGCGCCTGTGGACCGTGAGCTTCCCGCAGACGGGCGGGCTGGGCCCGAGCGACGAAGTGCAGGTGAACGGCATCCGCAAGGGGTCGGTTTCGTCCATTGATCTGGCCGGCGACCACGTGGTCGTGCACCTGGCGCTCGACAAGGATCTGGAGCTCACGCACGACAGCCGCGTCTCCATTCGCAACGTCGGGCTGATGGGCGAAAAGGTGATTGCCGTGGACCTGCATCCGACCGGCGAGCGCTACACGGCCCGCGACACCATTCCCGGCGTCTTCGAACCGGGGCTGGGCGAGTTCATGGCCAGTGCGGGGCCGTCCTTCGACGCGATGAACCGCGTGATCGTGGCGCTCGACCGCCTCGCGACGCGCCTGGATCGCAACGGCGAGGTGGACCGGACGATCGCGAACCTGCGTCAGACTTCGGACGAGCTGCTCAAGGCGACGCGCGAGAACCGCGCGATCGTCAACGAAACGCTGCGCAACGCGCGCGACGTCTCGAGAACCGCGAAGGCGCTGACCACGGACCAGGAGGCGCATCTGCGCGAGACGATCGCGTCGCTGGAGCGCGGCACCCGCAACTTCGAACGGCTCACGACGCGCCTGGATTCGGTGCTGGCGGTGACGAAGCAGGTGGCGGACAAGGCGAACGGCGGCGACGGCACGGCGGCGCTGCTGCTCAACGATCGCAAGCTCTACGACGACACGCGCGCGACCGTGCAGTCGCTGCGCGAGCTCATCGAGGACATGAAGAAGAACCCCAGGAAGTACGTGAACCTCAGCATCTTCTAGCCCGGCCCGGCCGGGTGTGCCGTGCGAGTTCGGACCGCCCCCGGCGGGAGTGACGACCATGACGCGCGCCGTGAAACCTGCGAAGTCTCCGAAGACGAACTTCTACTGCACGGCCTGCGGCAACGAGCAGCCGCGCTGGTTCGGGCACTGCCCGCAGTGCGGTGAGTGGAACACGGCCGCCGAGGCGCCCGTCGCCGGCGCGCCCAGGAGCGCGGCCGTCCCGCGCGGGGCGGCGCGCTGGGTGCCCGCCGGCGAAGGCCGCTCGCGGGGCGCGCGGCCGCTCGCGCAGGTCGAGGTCGAGTCGGCCGAGCGCGCGCGCACCGGGCTTCGCGAGCTGGACCGCGTGCTGGGCGGAGGCCTCGTGCCGGGCTCGCTCGTGCTGGTCGGCGGCGATCCCGGGATCGGCAAGAGCACGCTGATGCTGCAACTCGCCATGGCGCTCGCGCGCGAGGGCCGGCGCGTCCTGTACGTGACGGGCGAGGAGAGCGAGCAGCAGATCCGCCTGCGCGCGGCCCGCCTCGGCGAGCTGCCCGAATCGCTGCTCCTGCTGTGCGAGACCGACCTCGAAGCGGTGCTCGAGGCGGCGGCCTCCGTGCTGCCCGAGGCGATGGTGGTGGATTCCATCCAGACGCTCTCGCGCGCCGACCTCGAAGGCGGGCCGGGCACGGTGACGCAGGTGCGGGAATGCGGCCTGGCGATGCTGCACTTCGCGAAGGGCTCGCGCACGCCGGTCTTCCTGGTCGGGCACGTGACCAAGGACGGCGCGGTCGCGGGGCCGCGCGTGCTCGAGCACATGGTGGACGCGGTGCTCTACCTGGAGGGCGAGCGCTACCAGCACTACCGCGTGCTGCGCGCGGCGAAGAACCGCTTCGGCTCGACGAACGAACTGGGCGTCTTCGAAATGCTCGAGTCCGGCCTGCGCGAGGTCGCGAATCCGAGCCAGGCGTTCCTGTCCGACGGCGCGCGCGCCGAGCCGGGCACGGCCGTGGTCGCGAGCCTCGAGGGTTCGAGGCCGCTGCTCGTCGAGGTGCAGGCGCTGGTCTCGACGTCGTTCTACGGCACGCCGCAGCGGGTGACGAGCGGCTTCGACCCGCGCCGGCTCGCGGTGCTGCTCGCGGTGCTCGAGCGCCGCGTCGGCCTGCGGCTCGGGCGGCACGACGTGTTCGTGACGGTGACGGGCGGCCTCAAGCTCGACGACCCGGGCACCGACCTGGGCGTCGCGCTGGCGATCGCGTCGAGCTATCGCAGCCGGCCGCTGCTGGACCGCACGCTGGCGCTGGGCGAGGTGAGCCTCTCGGGCGAGCTGCGGCGCGTCGCGCGGCTCGACGCGCGCCTGCGCGAGGCGGCGCAGCTCGGCTTCGTGCGCGCCGGCTTTCCGAAGGCGCAGGCGGCCGACGCCGAGGGCAGCGGCCTGCAGCTCGTGCCGCTCGGCACGGTGCGCGAGGCCTTCGAGGCGATGCTCGGAGAACGCGTCGCGCCACCGCGCGCCGCCGAAGCGGAGCGCGCCGCGGGCGCCGGGCCGGAAGGTCGCTCGTGAACGCGCCGGCTCCGGGCGGTGCGCTCAGCGAGGCGGCGCGGCGCGTGCAGGACGCGCTCGTGGCCGGCGGCTTCGGCAACCGCGTGATCGAGCTGCGCGAGCCCGTCCGAACCGCGCAGGCCGCGGCGGACGCCGTCGGCTGCGAGGTCGGTCAGATCGTCAAGAGCCTCGTCTTCAGGCGGACGGGCCACGCGGGCGAAGGCGGAGGCGTGCTCGTGCTCGCCAGCGGCGCCAGCCGCGTGGACGTCGCCAAGCTCGCGACGCTCCTGGGCGGCGGGGTCGAGATGGGCGACCCGAGGTTCGTGCGCGCGGTCACCGGCTTCGCGATCGGCGGCATCCCGCCGCTCGGTCACGCGCAGGCGCTCGAAGTCGTCATGGACGAGCGCCTGCTGGCGCACGAGGCGCTGTGGGCCGCGGCCGGACATCCGAACTCGCTCTTCCCGCTGACGCCCGACGAGCTGCGGCGGATGGCCGGCGGGCGCGTGGCGGACGTGACGTGAGCGTCGTCGCCCTCCTGCTCTGCGCGGGTCGCGGCGAACGGCTCGCGGCCGGCGTGGCCAAGGCCGCGGTGCCGCTCGCCGGCCGGCCGCTGTTCACCTGGAGCCTGGAAACGCTCGGCCGCTGCGCGGGCGTGGAGGCGATCGTCGTCGTGGGCCCGGTGCGCACGCTGCGCGATCTGCTTTCGGCTTCCGGGCTCGCGGCACCCAAGGTGGTCGCGTGGGTCGAAGGCGGCGAGGAGCGCCAGCATTCGGTGGCGCGCGGTCTCGCCGCGCTGCCCGCGGACTGCGATCTCGTCGCCGTTCACGACTCGGCGCGCGCGCTCGTGAGCGAAGCGGTGGTCGCCCGCACGATCGAGGCGGCCCGCCAGCACGGCGCGGCGATCGCCGCGGTGCCGCTCGCCGACACGCTCAAACGCGTGGACGACGGCGTGATTCACGGGACGCCCGCCCGCGCGGGGCTGTGGTGCGCGCAGACGCCGCAGGTCTTTCGCCGCGACTGGCTGGCGGCGGCGCACGCCGCGGCGACGTCGGCGGCGACCGACGACGCGGCGCTGGTCGAAGCGCTCGGGCACCCGGTGCGCGTCGCGGCGGGCGATGCGCTCAACTTCAAGGTCACGACCCCCGGGGATCTGGCGCTCGCCGAGCGCTGGCTCGCGGGGCGCGGCACGGCGCACGAGGAGGCGGGACGATGACGGCGCGTGTGGGTTTCGGCTACGACGTGCACCGCGTCGCCCGCGGGCGGGCGCTGGTGCTGGGCGGGGTGCGTCTCGAGTCCGAGTGGGGGCTCGAGGGGCACAGCGACGCCGACGTGCTCCTGCACGCGATCGGCGACGCGCTGCTCGGCGCCGCCGGGCTCGGCGACCTGGGAACGCACTTTCCGCCCGGCGACCCGAAATGGAAGGACGCCTCGAGCCTCGATCTGCTCGAGCGCATCCGCGCGCTGCTCGCCGGCGCCGGCGCGCGGATCGTGAACGTGGATGCGATGGTGGTCGCCGAGGCCCCGAAGATCGCGCCGCACCGCGCGGTGATGTGCGCGAACGTGGCGCGGGCGCTGGGCATCGCCGCCGATCTCGTCTCGGTCAAGGCCACGACCCACGAGCAGCTCGGCGCCCTCGGCCGCGGCGAGGGGCTCGCGGCCATGGCGGTGGCGCTCGTCGAGCGCTGATCGCGGGGAGGCTCCGGCCGCGTTGCCCGGACGCTTCGCCCCTGCAATGATGCCCGGCCGCCGGCGCGCCGCGCGCCGGCCCCGCTGACTTCGATTCCACACCCGGGACCGAGACGGAACAACGTGAGCGCCGAACCCATGCCGACCGCCGTTCGCGTGCGCTTCGCGCCGAGCCCCACCGGCTGGCTGCACGTCGGAGGGGCGCGCACCGCGTACTTCAACTGGCTGTTCGCCCGCCAGCACGGCGGCCGGTTCGTGATCCGCGTCGAGGACACCGACGCCGAACGCTCGAGCGGCGAGAGCGAGCGCGGCGTGCTCGACGACCTGCGCTGGCTGGGACTGGCGTGGGACGAAGGGCCCGACGGGGGCGGCCCGTACGGCCCGTACCGCCAGAGCGAGCGGCTGGCGCTTTACCGTGAGCAGGCCGACCGGCTGCTGGCGTCCAGGCGGGCCTACCGCTGCTTCTGCACCGACGAGGACCTGGAACGGCGACGCAACGAGGCGCTCGCCGCCGGGCGGCCGCCGCACTACGACGGGCGCTGCCGCTCGCTCGCGGCCGGCGAGTCGGCGAGCCGCGCCGCGGCCGGCGAGCCGGCCAGCGTGCGCTTCCGGGTTCCGGATCGCGACTGGACGCTCGAGGACGCGGTGCGCGGCACGGTCACGTTCCCGGCCGGCATGGTGGGCGACTTCGTGCTGCTCCGCTCGAGCGGGCTTCCGACCTACAACTTCGCCTGCGTGGTGGACGACGCGGCCATGCGCATCAGCCACGTGCTGCGCGCCGAGGAGCACCTGGCGAACACCCCGCGACAGCTCATGCTCTACGAGGCGCTCGGCGGGACGCCGCCGCGCTTCGCGCACCTCGCCCTCATCCTGAACCGGGACCGCACCAAGATGAGCAAGCGCGCGGGCGAAGCGGCGGTCGCCGTCGGCGACTGGCGGCGCGCGGGCTACGTGCCGGAGGCGCTGCTCAGCTATCTCGCCCTGCTCGGCTTTCACCCGGGCGACGACCGCGAGATCCTGTCGCGCGAGGAGCTGCTGGCCGCCTTCACGCTCGAACGGCTCGGCCAGAGTGGCTCGGTGTTCGACGCCGCCAAGCTGGCGTGGGTGAACCGCCATTTCCTGCATCACGCGAGCGGCGCGCAGCTCGCGGCCTGGCTCGCCGCGGGGCCCGGACCGGGAACGGAGCCGGACGCCGACTGGCGCGCGGCGGCCGGCCGGCTGACGGCGGATCTGCCGGCGGTCACGGTGGAAAGGCTGCTCGAGGGGGTGCGGGGCAACGTTTCGACCCTGGCGGACCTGCCGGGCGAGCTCGAGGTCCTGACGGGGGGAGCCCTGCGCTTCGAGGCCGAGGCCGAAGCCGCCCTGGCCGCGCCGGGCGCGCCGGCACTCTGTGGTGACCTCGCGCGGGAGGCCGCCGGACTTGCCGAATGGAGCGGGGAAGCCTTTAAATCCGCCGTCCAAGTGTCCGGGAAGCGGCAGGGGCGCAAGGGCCGTGACCTCTTCATGCCGGTGCGCGCCGCGCTTTCGGGCCGGACGCACGGCCCCGAGCTGCCGCTGCTCGCCGAGTTGCTGGGCAAGGATCGCTGCATCGAGAGGCTGCACGACGCGGCCCGTCGCGCGGAAGGTCCCGCGTGACGCTTCGGAGGAAGCCATGAGAATCGCCGTCCTGATGGGCGGAAGGTCGTCCGAGCGGGAGATCTCGCTGCGCACCGGGCGCGGCTGCGCGCAGGCGCTGCGCAACCTCGGGCACGAGGTCACGTCGGTGGACGCCGCCGACGGCGCCGTGCTGCCGGCCGGACAGGAGGAGGAAGCGGCCCGCACGCTCGACGCCGTCCGCTCGCTGCCACGGGCGGCGATGCTCGACGCGCTGCAGACGGGGCCGGTGCGCGATGCCGACGTCGTCTACCTCGCGCTGCACGGGCGGTACGGTGAGGACGGCACCGTGCAGGCCGCGCTCGAGCTGGCCGACAAGGTCTACACGGGCTCGGGCGTGCTGGCGAGCGCCATCGCGATGGACAAGGCGATGTCCAAGCGCGTCTTCGAGCGCGAGGCGATCCCGACTCCGCACTGGATGCTCATCGAAGCCGGTGTCTCGGGCCGGGCGCTCGACGTCAAGCTGCTCGGCGGCTACCCGCTGGTTGTCAAGCCGAACAGCGAAGGCTCGACCTACGGCCTGACGATCGTGCGGCACCCGTCCGAGCTGCAGCCCGCGATCCAGAAGGCCGCCGAGTACGACACCCAAGTCCTGGTCGAGCAGTACATCGAGGGCCGCGAGCTGACCGTGACGATCATCGGCGAGATGGCCTACCCGGTGGTCGAGATCGAGCCGCACAGCGGCTTCTACGACTACGCGGCCAAGTACACCCGGGGCGCGAGCGTCTACACCTGCCCCGCGAAGTTGTCCATCGAACTGGCCCGGCACGTCCGCGAGCTCGGGCTCGAAGCGGCGCAGTCGCTCGACTGCAGCGGCGTCTCGCGCGTGGACATCCGGCTCACCGAAGACGACGAACCCTACGTGCTCGAGGTGAACACGCTCCCGGGCATGACCCCGACCAGCCTCGTGCCGATGGCCGCGGCGGCGAAGGGCATGTCCTACGATCAACTGGTGGCCCGCGTTCTCGACCTGGCGCTCGCCGACGCACGCGCCCGGCACGTCGAACAGCGAGGCTGACCGTTCCACCCACGGGGAATCGAATGGACCGCACCCAGCAGTTCCTGAAGGACCTGGTCGAAGCGAACGGCGCGCCGGGATTCGAAGGCGACGTCTTCGAGGTCATGAGCCGGGCGCTGAAGGGCGTGGGCGCGATCTCGAAGGACCGGCTCGGCAGTTTCATCTGCGAGAAGGTCGGCGACCCGAAGGGTCCGCGGGTGATGCTGGGCGGCCACCTCGACGAAGTCGGCTTCCTCGTCAAGTCGGTGACCAAGGAAGGCTACGTCCGCTTTCTCGGGCTCGGCGGCTGGTGGGGCCACGTGGTGCTGGGCCAGCGACTGGTGATCCAGACGCGCAAGGGCCCGGTGCTGGGCGTCGTCGGCTGCAAGCCGCCGCACGAGCTGCGCGACGAGGATCGCAAGAAGGTGCTGGAGCTGAAGGACATGTTCATTGACGTCGGCGCGACCGGCGACTGGGACGTGAAGAAGAAGCTCGACATCCGGCCCGGGGACCCGATCCTGCCCGACTCGTCGTTCCAGGTGATGGCGAACCCGAACCTGCTGCTCGCCAAGGCGTGGGACAACCGGCTCGGCTGCGCGCTCGCCGCCGAAGTGGCGCTGGCGCTCAAGGGCCAGAAGCACCCGAACACCCTGTTCGCGGTCGCCACGGTGCAGGAGGAGGTCGGGTTGCGCGGGGCGCAGACCTCCGCGTTCAAGGTGAAGCCGGACGTGGCCATCGCGCTCGACTCCGGCATCGCGCACGACACGCCGGGCACCGAAGGCGACGAGAAGCTCGGCGGCGGCCCGCTGGTCGTGATCTACGACGCGTCGGTGATCCCGAACCGCAAGCTGCGCGACCTGGTCATCGAGACCGCCGCGAAGCTGCGCATTCCGTTGCAGTTCGAGAGCGTCGAGCGCGGCGGCACCGACGCGGGACGTTTCCACCTTTCGGGCGAGGGCGTACCCAGCCTCGCCATGGGCATCGCCGCACGCTACATCCACAGCCACAACAGCATCATTGACCGCCGCGACTTCGACATGACGGTCCGGTTGCTGGTGGCGATCGTGAAGCGCCTCGACCGAAAGACGGTCGAAGGCCTCTGCTGAGCCGGCGCGGGCCGCTCGGGATCGCCGTTCCCGCGCGGCCCGCGCGTCCATTTCGGAACCCATGCTTCGAGATCTGACCACTTCCTGGCTGCCGGCCGAGACGAGCCTCGTCGTGCGCGTCATCGTGGCGGTCGCGGTCACGCTGGCGGCGGGCTGGCTGCTGCAGCGGCTCGGCTTCCTGATCGTGCGCCGGAGCGAGCGCTGGATCCTGCGCTCGACGCACGGCAACGACCACGCCGTGCAGCGCGCGCACACGCTGGCGCAGTCGGGACGCCACCTCGTCACCACGATCGTCGGGCTGGGCGTGTTCTTCCACCTGCTCGAAGTGCTGGGCTGGGACCTGCGGCCGCTGCTCGTCGGCGCCAGCGTTCTCGGCGCCGCGCTCGCGTTCGGCGCGCAGACCATGGTGAGGGATGTCATCGCCGGAGTGTTCATCCTGGTGGACGACCAGTACTCGGTCGGCGACACGGTCGAGGTGAACGGCCAGGCCGCCACCGTCGAAGCCGTGACGCTGCGCTCGACGCGGCTGCGGGACTGGCAGGGCCGGTTGCTGTTCGTGCCGAACGGCGAGATGAAGATCGTCGTGAACAGCAGCCGGGGCTGGCACCTGGCGCTCGTGGACCTGCCGCTCGCGGTCAACCAGGACCTGGGGCGGGTGCTCGAGGTGGCCACGGCCATCGCCGACGAGTTGAACGCCGACCCGACGCTCGCGCCGCACCTGCTCGAGCCGGTGAAGGTCGTGGGCATCGAGCGGCTCGGCGTGGACGGCGCCTTCGTGCGCCTCGCCGGACGGGCGCTGCCCGGAGCCGCGGCGGCGACCGTCGCGCGCGAAGGCCGGCGCATCGCCCTCGCCCGGCTGCACGAAGCGGGCCTGCGCGCGGCGGGCGACCCCCAGCTCAAACTGGCCGCGCAACTTCCCTCCGCCGGGCCCGCGCCCGTTGGCCAGGGATGATTCCCCCAGCCCAAGGAGAATCGCGGTGCCGCTTCGCGTCTACGACACGCTGAAACGCGACAAGCGCGAGTTCGTCCCGGTGACGCCGGGGCGGGTGCGCATGTACGTCTGCGGCATGACGGTGCAGAACAAGCCGCACGTCGGGCACATTCGCGCCTCGCTCTCGGCCGAAATCATGCGCCGGTACTTCGAGCACCTCGGTTACGAGGTGGACTACGCCTACAACTTCACCGACGTGGACGACAAGATCATCGAGAAGGCGAACGCCGAAGGCCTCGAGTACGCGGTCGTGAGCGAGCGCAACATCGAGGCCTACCTCAAGTACGCCGACCTGCACAACATCAAGCGGGCGACCGTCTATCCGCGCGCGACGCAGCACATCGGCGAGATGCAGGCGATGATCGCGACGCTGATCGAGAAAGGCTACGCCTACGCCGCCGGAGGGGACGTCTACTTCGACGTCCGCCGCAAGTCCGACTACGGCAAGCTCTCGGGCCGCCGGGTGGACGACCTTCGCGAGGGCTATCGCATCGAGCCGGGCGAGGCGAAGCGCGACCCGCTGGACTTCGCGCTCTGGAAGGGCGCCAAACCCGGCGAGCCCGCATGGGAAAGCCCGTGGGGGCCCGGCAGGCCCGGGTGGCACATCGAGTGCTCGGCGATGGTCCGCAAGCACCTCGGCGAAACCATTGACCTGCACGGCGGCGGGCAGGACCTGATCTTTCCGCACCACGAGAACGAAATCGCCCAGAGCGAGGCGTGCACGGGCAAGCCCATGGCCAACTTCTGGACCGAGAACGGCCTGGTGAACCTGTCGGGCGCCAAGATGTCGAAGAGCGAGGGCAACTTCTTCTTCATCGAGGACATCGCCTCCCGGTCGGATCCCGAGGTCACGCGCTTCTACCTGCTCTCGACCCACTACCGGAGCCCGATCGAGTTCAGCCTCGAGCGACTCGCCGAGGCGGCCGTGGCCTACCAGCGCCTGCGCACGCCGCTCGAGCGGGCGGGCGCCTGGCGGGTCGCGGAGGGTCCGGCTCCCGGCGGGGAACTCGGGCAGGCGGTCGCGGAAGCCGAACGGCTGTTCCATGCCGCCATGGAGGACGATTTCAACACCGCCCAGGCGCTCGGACACCTGTTCGACCTCGCCCGGGCCGTCAACCGCGCCCTCGACGAAGGGGTGGGGTCGGACGCGATCCAGGCGGCCCGAAAGCTCCGCGAGCTGGGCGGAATCCTCGGGCTCTTCTGGAAGGAGCCGGCGGGCCCCGAGTGGTCGGCCGAGATTCTCGAGTTGCTCGAGGCCCGGGCCTCGGCCCGGAAAGCCAGGGACTGGAAGCTGTCCGACGAGCTGCGTGACCGGCTGGCGGGCCTGGGGGCGCTCGTCGAGGACGGGCCCCAGGGCCAGAAGCTGAAGCGGAAGTAGTCCGGGCCCGAGCTTCGGGCCCCGGAGCACCCGGCGGCCCGAAAGGCCTGACGGCCGCCGAACATTTCGCTTGCCTGCGCCAATTGCCCGGCGCTAGCCTTCTTTCAGACCCGGGCGATTGCAGGCCGTCGGTTTCGCGTGGGAGTTCACCCCGTATCCAACTCCGCGCGTCCCGACCCTCTGCAGGCTCGGGTGTTCT
Coding sequences:
- a CDS encoding M42 family metallopeptidase; this encodes MDRTQQFLKDLVEANGAPGFEGDVFEVMSRALKGVGAISKDRLGSFICEKVGDPKGPRVMLGGHLDEVGFLVKSVTKEGYVRFLGLGGWWGHVVLGQRLVIQTRKGPVLGVVGCKPPHELRDEDRKKVLELKDMFIDVGATGDWDVKKKLDIRPGDPILPDSSFQVMANPNLLLAKAWDNRLGCALAAEVALALKGQKHPNTLFAVATVQEEVGLRGAQTSAFKVKPDVAIALDSGIAHDTPGTEGDEKLGGGPLVVIYDASVIPNRKLRDLVIETAAKLRIPLQFESVERGGTDAGRFHLSGEGVPSLAMGIAARYIHSHNSIIDRRDFDMTVRLLVAIVKRLDRKTVEGLC
- a CDS encoding D-alanine--D-alanine ligase, giving the protein MRIAVLMGGRSSEREISLRTGRGCAQALRNLGHEVTSVDAADGAVLPAGQEEEAARTLDAVRSLPRAAMLDALQTGPVRDADVVYLALHGRYGEDGTVQAALELADKVYTGSGVLASAIAMDKAMSKRVFEREAIPTPHWMLIEAGVSGRALDVKLLGGYPLVVKPNSEGSTYGLTIVRHPSELQPAIQKAAEYDTQVLVEQYIEGRELTVTIIGEMAYPVVEIEPHSGFYDYAAKYTRGASVYTCPAKLSIELARHVRELGLEAAQSLDCSGVSRVDIRLTEDDEPYVLEVNTLPGMTPTSLVPMAAAAKGMSYDQLVARVLDLALADARARHVEQRG
- a CDS encoding mechanosensitive ion channel family protein — translated: MLRDLTTSWLPAETSLVVRVIVAVAVTLAAGWLLQRLGFLIVRRSERWILRSTHGNDHAVQRAHTLAQSGRHLVTTIVGLGVFFHLLEVLGWDLRPLLVGASVLGAALAFGAQTMVRDVIAGVFILVDDQYSVGDTVEVNGQAATVEAVTLRSTRLRDWQGRLLFVPNGEMKIVVNSSRGWHLALVDLPLAVNQDLGRVLEVATAIADELNADPTLAPHLLEPVKVVGIERLGVDGAFVRLAGRALPGAAAATVAREGRRIALARLHEAGLRAAGDPQLKLAAQLPSAGPAPVGQG
- a CDS encoding cysteine--tRNA ligase, which produces MPLRVYDTLKRDKREFVPVTPGRVRMYVCGMTVQNKPHVGHIRASLSAEIMRRYFEHLGYEVDYAYNFTDVDDKIIEKANAEGLEYAVVSERNIEAYLKYADLHNIKRATVYPRATQHIGEMQAMIATLIEKGYAYAAGGDVYFDVRRKSDYGKLSGRRVDDLREGYRIEPGEAKRDPLDFALWKGAKPGEPAWESPWGPGRPGWHIECSAMVRKHLGETIDLHGGGQDLIFPHHENEIAQSEACTGKPMANFWTENGLVNLSGAKMSKSEGNFFFIEDIASRSDPEVTRFYLLSTHYRSPIEFSLERLAEAAVAYQRLRTPLERAGAWRVAEGPAPGGELGQAVAEAERLFHAAMEDDFNTAQALGHLFDLARAVNRALDEGVGSDAIQAARKLRELGGILGLFWKEPAGPEWSAEILELLEARASARKARDWKLSDELRDRLAGLGALVEDGPQGQKLKRK